In Amycolatopsis methanolica 239, a single genomic region encodes these proteins:
- a CDS encoding AMP-binding protein, with translation MTATVEAQTGTFGYLALWDAIAGVVGERDCLVQNGRRQSWAQTRERTLALGWWLTARTEGRRAGEHQPWESPNDLVGVYVRNRPEFLETVLGCYRARCAPFNVNYRYRAAELAYLLRDAAPAVLVYQQEFAPVLREALAGRPAAPVLVCVADDSGEQPVAGSVDYEQVIATAVAPPVERVPSGDDVHVLYTGGTTGMPKGVIWRQRDAIPGPCGIAAGSIAQAVEGAPRREWLRALPAPPLMHGTALWYAFNAWSSGGTVVLGDNPVHFDAAEMVGTLRRERISSLAIVGDVFARPLLDALAATPDPPEHLRFVFSSGAVLSQRSWAGFREHFPRATIINALGSSETGPQANQTGGDATFTAGPNTFVLDEKTGVLRDRTRPGQGLLANGGFLPRGYLGDPERTRMTFRTIGGRYLAVSGDRAEIDADGAVTFLGRDATVINTGGEKVYAEEVESVLLTHPGVADTLVLGRPSERWGSEVVALLVADGTVSDSDLAAAVKAQLAGYKAPKTFLRVEKIRRYDNGKPDYAWARAQLERGDE, from the coding sequence ATGACCGCCACCGTGGAAGCGCAGACCGGCACGTTCGGCTACCTCGCGCTGTGGGACGCCATCGCCGGGGTGGTGGGCGAGCGCGACTGCCTCGTGCAGAACGGGCGACGGCAGAGCTGGGCGCAAACCCGGGAGCGCACGCTCGCCCTGGGCTGGTGGCTCACCGCGCGCACCGAAGGCCGTCGCGCGGGTGAGCACCAGCCGTGGGAGTCGCCCAACGATCTCGTCGGCGTCTACGTGCGCAACCGGCCGGAGTTCCTGGAGACCGTTCTGGGCTGCTACCGCGCCCGGTGCGCCCCGTTCAACGTCAACTACCGGTACCGCGCCGCCGAGCTGGCCTACCTGCTGCGCGACGCCGCCCCGGCGGTGCTGGTGTACCAGCAGGAGTTCGCGCCCGTGCTGCGTGAGGCCCTGGCCGGTCGGCCCGCGGCGCCGGTGCTGGTGTGCGTGGCCGACGACTCGGGCGAGCAGCCGGTCGCCGGGTCGGTGGACTACGAGCAGGTGATCGCCACCGCGGTGGCGCCCCCGGTGGAGCGGGTTCCCTCGGGCGACGACGTGCATGTGCTCTACACGGGCGGTACCACCGGCATGCCCAAGGGCGTGATCTGGCGCCAGCGCGACGCGATACCCGGCCCGTGTGGGATCGCCGCCGGCTCGATCGCGCAGGCGGTCGAGGGCGCGCCCCGCCGGGAGTGGCTGCGGGCCCTGCCCGCGCCGCCGCTGATGCACGGCACCGCGCTGTGGTACGCGTTCAACGCCTGGTCCAGTGGCGGCACGGTGGTGCTGGGGGACAACCCGGTGCACTTCGACGCCGCCGAGATGGTGGGCACGCTGCGGCGGGAGCGGATTTCGTCGCTGGCGATCGTCGGGGACGTCTTCGCGCGGCCGTTGCTCGACGCGCTGGCCGCCACGCCGGACCCGCCGGAGCACCTGCGGTTCGTGTTCTCCAGCGGCGCGGTGCTCTCGCAGCGGTCGTGGGCCGGGTTCCGCGAGCACTTCCCGCGAGCGACGATCATCAACGCGCTCGGCTCGTCCGAGACCGGCCCGCAGGCCAACCAGACTGGCGGGGACGCGACCTTCACGGCCGGCCCGAACACGTTCGTGCTCGACGAGAAGACCGGCGTCCTGCGCGACCGGACCCGGCCCGGGCAGGGCCTGCTGGCCAACGGAGGGTTCCTGCCGCGGGGCTACCTCGGCGATCCGGAGCGCACCCGCATGACGTTCCGCACCATCGGCGGCCGCTACCTGGCGGTGTCCGGCGACCGCGCGGAGATCGACGCGGACGGCGCGGTGACGTTCCTCGGCCGGGACGCCACCGTCATCAACACCGGCGGCGAGAAGGTCTACGCCGAGGAGGTCGAGTCCGTCCTGCTGACCCACCCCGGCGTCGCCGACACCCTCGTGCTGGGCCGCCCCAGCGAACGCTGGGGAAGCGAGGTGGTCGCGCTGCTGGTCGCCGACGGCACAGTGTCCGACTCCGACCTCGCCGCCGCCGTGAAGGCGCAGCTGGCCGGCTACAAGGCACCCAAGACGTTCCTGCGCGTGGAGAAGATCCGGCGGTACGACAACGGAAAGCCCGACTACGCCTGGGCTCGCGCGCAACTCGAGCGAGGAGACGAATGA